ACCAGGCGGGGCAGGGGCGATACCTGATGTCGCTGGGCCGCAACCTGGCGGCGCTGAAGCGAAATCAGGAGGCGCTGGCGACCTACGCCGAGGTGCGCGGCATCGAGACCGGCCCCGATCCCGATCTACCGATGATCAACATCCTGGTAGCCCAGAAGGAATTCGACAGCGCGCGCCATCTCCTGCAGGAGCAGGTGACGCGCTGGAGAGGGCGCATCTCCGCGGACGTGCTGCAGCGCCTGAGCACTTCCCTGGAAGGGAACATCGCCCTGGAGCAGGGGAAATTCGCCGAGGCGGCGAAACAGATCGAGGCGTCGCTGCCACCCGAGGATCGCGCCTCCCCCGCCTCCGAGAGCCTCGGCCGGGCCCTTCTCGGGGCCGGGGACGCGGCACGCGCCGCGCAGGTCTTCAAGCGCCTGATCGACGATCCCGACCCCTACTCCGACCCTCTGTCCTACGTCCAGAACCTGGCCCGCTACGGCGAGGCCAGTGAGAAGTCGGGAAACAAGCAGGAGGCGGTGCGCGCCTACCGCGAGGTGGTGCGCTGGTGGGGCGGGGCGGATTACCAGCTGCCGGAGCTGAAAGCGGCGAACGAGGGGATCAAGCGGCTCGGTGGATGACCGCCTCGAGGACCTCGAGGGCCGACTGGTATCGTCCGAACGGGGCGCTGACCTGGATTCCCTGCACCAGGGCGCGGATCTCCTCCACCGTCTCGCGAGCGATGGCGATTCCCTCCTCGCGCGCCTTGCCAATCTGATCGGCTTTGCGCATCCGCTCCATGATCGCGTCGGCGACGTGCACGCCGGGAACCTCGTTGTTCATGAACTCCGCGTTGCGCAGGCTCGACAGCGGCCAGATCCCGGCGATGATCGGGATGCGGAACTCCTCCACCCGCTTCAGGAAGCTCAACAGCTGCCGCACGTCGAACACCGGCTGCGTGATGGCGAACTCCGCCCCCGCCTCCACCTTGTAGCGGAACCGGTTGATCTCGTTTTCCAGCTCGATGGCGCCGGGATTCGCCCCGACCCCGACGAGGAAGCCGGTCGGCGGATTGAAGGGAGTTCCTCCCAGATCGAGGCCATGGTTGAGCCGGGTGACCATGTTGGTCAGACCGATCGAGTCGACGTCGAACACCGCGGTGGCGTCGGGATAGTCCCCCATCTTCGGCGGGTCTCCGGTGATGATCAGCAGGTTCTTCAGCCCGAGCGCGGCGGCGCCCAGCAGGTCCGACTGCATCCCGAGCAGGTTGCGGTCGCGACAGCAGTAATGCAGGACCGTCTCGATGCCGACCTGCTGCTCCAGGATCACCGCCAGTGCCTGAGCCCCCATGCGCGCCGAGGCGCGCGGCCCGTCGGGAATGTTGATGGCGTCGACGCCGGCCGCCTTGAGGGCCCGCGCCCCGGCGATCACTTTCGAGGTGTCGAATCCTTTGGGCGGGGTGATCTCGACGCTGGTGACCAGCCTTCCCTCCACCAGACCCGCCGCGAAGCGCGACTTGCGGGCCCGCTCGACCGGCTGGATCTCGACCCGCTGCTCGGCCGGCAGCGATGTGGACATCGGCACGTTCGCCGGGCGCAGGGCGCGCAGCGATGACTTCATCGCTTTGATGTGCTCCGGCGTCGTACCGCAGCAACCACCCACGATCTTGGCCCCCGCCAGGACGAACTTGCGGGCGTAGGAGGCCATGTACTCGGGGGAGCAGAGATACAGGTTCCTGCCGTCCACCGAGCGCGGCCGGCCCGCGTTGGGCTGGATCGAAATCGGCCGTTCGGTCACCTTGACCATCCGCTCCAGGCACTCCAGCATCACCTGCGGCCCGACGCTGCAATTGATTCCCACCACGTCGGCACCCCATTCATCCAGGCGCTTGGCGAAGATCTCCGGCGCCGTTCCGTAGAGGCTGTTGCCATCCTCCTCAATCGTCATCTGGGCCACCACCGGCAGAGAGCAAACGGAGCGCACCGCCCGGATCGCCTGGTGGATCTCGTTCAGATCGGTGAAGGTCTCCAGCACGAAGAGATCGACCCCGCCTTCCAGCAGCCCGGCCGCCTGCTCCTTGAAAGCCGCCTCCGCCTCCTCCACCGAGGTGGGGCCCCACGGCTCAATCTTGAGCCCGAGCGGTCCGAGCGACCCGGCCACCCAGGCGCGATCTCCGGCCGCCTCACGGGCCAGCTTCGCTCCCTGGCGGTTGATGTCCGCGACGCGCTCCTGGAAGCCGAAGGCCTGGAGCTTGTAGCGATTGGCACCGAAGGTGTTGGTCTCGATTACCTCGGCCCCCGCCGTGAGGTAGGCGCGGTGAACGTCCTGGATCAACTCGGGGCGAGAGAGGTTCAGCTCGTCA
The window above is part of the Candidatus Polarisedimenticolia bacterium genome. Proteins encoded here:
- a CDS encoding bifunctional homocysteine S-methyltransferase/methylenetetrahydrofolate reductase — encoded protein: MTSQQARKGPGFMEFLQDHILVFDGGMGTMLYQKGVFLNRSYDELNLSRPELIQDVHRAYLTAGAEVIETNTFGANRYKLQAFGFQERVADINRQGAKLAREAAGDRAWVAGSLGPLGLKIEPWGPTSVEEAEAAFKEQAAGLLEGGVDLFVLETFTDLNEIHQAIRAVRSVCSLPVVAQMTIEEDGNSLYGTAPEIFAKRLDEWGADVVGINCSVGPQVMLECLERMVKVTERPISIQPNAGRPRSVDGRNLYLCSPEYMASYARKFVLAGAKIVGGCCGTTPEHIKAMKSSLRALRPANVPMSTSLPAEQRVEIQPVERARKSRFAAGLVEGRLVTSVEITPPKGFDTSKVIAGARALKAAGVDAINIPDGPRASARMGAQALAVILEQQVGIETVLHYCCRDRNLLGMQSDLLGAAALGLKNLLIITGDPPKMGDYPDATAVFDVDSIGLTNMVTRLNHGLDLGGTPFNPPTGFLVGVGANPGAIELENEINRFRYKVEAGAEFAITQPVFDVRQLLSFLKRVEEFRIPIIAGIWPLSSLRNAEFMNNEVPGVHVADAIMERMRKADQIGKAREEGIAIARETVEEIRALVQGIQVSAPFGRYQSALEVLEAVIHRAA
- a CDS encoding tetratricopeptide repeat protein, which translates into the protein QAGQGRYLMSLGRNLAALKRNQEALATYAEVRGIETGPDPDLPMINILVAQKEFDSARHLLQEQVTRWRGRISADVLQRLSTSLEGNIALEQGKFAEAAKQIEASLPPEDRASPASESLGRALLGAGDAARAAQVFKRLIDDPDPYSDPLSYVQNLARYGEASEKSGNKQEAVRAYREVVRWWGGADYQLPELKAANEGIKRLGG